The genomic DNA TTGTTGCTCTCCCCGGCTTCAAGAGCATTGAGAAAAAGATTGAGGGCGACCTTGCGCATCTGCTCCACGTCCACTTTCGCCTTGACCCCGTTGCCCTTGAATTCGATCTCCGCGTCGGGCACTTCCCTGGCGGCGTCCCTGGCCAGATCGAGAAGATCGATCACCTCAAGCCTGAGGGAGTCGTTCTTGGGGATGTTGGTCAGTTGCGCGATAAGCTCGTTCATCCGGGTGACGATGTTGCCCAGGGAATCGAGCATGTCCTCCTGGAACTCCTTGTCGTCGATGAATTCGCGGGCGTTCTCGGCCAGCAGGGAAAGGGGGTAGACCTGATTCTTGAGATCGTGGAGGACAAAGGCCGCCACCCGGCCGAACCCCTCCATATCGCGGGCTTCGGCCAACTCGTCGCCCAGGCGGATATTCACGACAAGGGCGGCCACCTGGCCCGCCAAGGTCTCCATCAACTCCCTATCCTCCACATCGTACCGCTCAAGCGGATTGATGGGGGATCCAAGCAGGATAAGACCGTGCAGGACGTCGTTGCTCATGATCGGCAGGATGAAACGGATCTTCCGATCCTTGAGGAAGGCGGCCACCTCCTCCTCCTCGCATTCGATCGGCCGCTCCTTGAGGTCCAGGAGACCGGCATTCTCGGCAAGCGTGGCCATCAGCAAGGACTTGTGCGACAGGGTCAGCCTGGTTTCGTCCATCTCGTGCAGCAGAACCGGCGAATAATCCCGGCTGTGGCGGCCCTGCAGGAACATGGCGCCGTTGCCGACACCGAAAATCTCGCAATAGAAAATCAAGATGTTGCGGTACAACTCTTCACGGGTACCGGCGTTGATGACGCGGTTGGTGAACTTCTTCCACTCGTCGCGGTAGTCGTACTTGTCGCCGTAGAAATGGCGCTGGATGAACAGCCGGACCTTCCGGCGAAGGCTCTCGGACAGCATACAGGCGATCAGGGCCAGGCCGCCGAGAAACGCCACGCCCATGAAGGCCACCGTGCTGAAATCGCTGCCGAAGAGCTTGATTCCCTCGCCAACAACGCCCACGCCCAGAAGAAAAAGGGCGAAAAACATGAACACGAAGGAACGGAAGGCGAGCTGACGCGATATGACGATATGCTCATCACTGCCCCGGCTCAGCTCGGAATACATAATCAGAAGCACACCGAGCCCCGCGCCCCAGGCGCGCTGGAGTTGGTAATCCATGTCCAGGGAGCGCAACGCCAGACTCTGGCTGAAGTAGAGCATGTAGGTGGCGATAATCGCCCCGGCTCCAAGGATGGCGAACTTGATCTTCCACTTGATGCCGTGGCGCGCGCTGGTAACCGTCACCTCCAGGTTGAAGAGGCTTACGGCCATCAGCAGGAGAATCTGGAGATAGAAGAAAAAGGCCACGGGTTCCAGGAACAGGACCCTGTCCATCTCGAAATCCGGGGAATAGAAGAACCGGGAGGCCGGAAAAATGACGGTCATGACGGCGGGAATGAAGGAAAGGATCATCAACGCCTTGTGAATGATCGGCACCCGCTTGAAGGAAAATTCCCGGTTGTAGGACTGGCTGAAGAACAGGAGCACGGGGCACAGGGCCGCCTCAACCCACAGGGCCGGGCGCTTGTAGACCATGTATTCGGTCGCGTGTTCAAGCGCGAGGTAGTCCAGGATGTTCAAGGCCGCAAACGACCACAAGGCAAGGGTCAGGGTCAACCGCGACAGGGAAACCCCGTTCCGCACCAGACCATATACCGGATAGAGGACCAGCAGGACCGCCACCAGCATCTGACTTACCATCATAACCGTCATGGCCTATCTCCCCCCTGTGGGCGCAGGCAGGAACGCCTCGATCACAGGGTAGAAGTCCTCGGCGAAACGTTGCAGCGTCCGCTCCGCCCCGCCGTTCTCGTCGGGAATCTCCGTGGACAGGCGAATAAACGCGCTGTCCCGCCTGCGGCTGGTTATGGACCCTATGATCTCCTCGATCTTGAGGGCGTATTCGTTGGTCACAATCTTGCCGCAAACCTGGAACCAATAGAGCATGGTCACGGTCGACTCGCTCTTGTCGTAGGCGGCCTGGACCGCCTTCATGCTCCGGCCGCCCAAATCGATCCCGACGATCTTTTCGAACCGTTGCAACCAGCCGCCGCCGGGCAGACAATTGCGGGGGGAGTGGATGGGACCGGCATCCGGCCCGCCGTCGTGATAGCCGAGATACAGCTCAACCACCCGGCCCTGTTCGTCCCTGTACTGCCTGGACACATAGCCCGTGGCCTGAAGGACTTCGAGGATGCCCTGGGCATACCGCCACTCATGGACCATGCGCCACTGGCCGACCTTGACCGGAAACTCGCCCAAGGGTCGACTCAAGGGCACGGCCACATCGCTATGCAGATTGACAAAGGCCCCGGCGCACAGAACCAGGAGGCAGATGATGAAAATTCTACGCTTCATGACGTTTCTCCCAGAGCCTGAGCAGGAAGCAAGTTCCGCCGAGGAAGAACATGGCCATGCAGAATACTGCCAGCCCGGCGAATTCATGGAAGAATCCCTCGGCTGCGGCTTGTCCGTAATGGTGCGCCAACTGACCGGTGGCGACCACGCGAATAATGTTGGTGAGGACCGCGAACGGAATGGCCGAGATCACGAGCAAAAGCCGTGTCCAAGGCGATTTGAGCGTCAGAAAGGCCAAGGTCACGGCCAATGCGATAAGGGAAACGAGCGAACGCAGCCCGCTGCACGCGTCGGCCACCTCAAGCACGATGTTCGGGAAGGCGATGATGTTGCCCTCCCGCCACACGGCGTAGCCCATCAGCTTGAGAACGCCCACGGACACCTTGGCCACGAACAGCTTGAGCGGAAATGCCAGTGCGTCGTAGAGAATATAGGGAAGCGGCACCATGAGGACCAGGTACCCGATGGGCAGGCGAAGCCGCTTGAAAACGCCTACGCCGAAAAGATAGAGCACACACCCGGCCAGGACCACGATCAGCGACAGGCGCATGTTGAACAGTTCCGTGGCGAGCCAGGCGAAAGCGAACTGAACCAATCCCAGCAGGATGACCAAAAGCCCCCAGCTGGACGGCTTGACTTCGACCGCCTTCAAATTGTCCCAATCCCGCCACACGAACCAACCGGCGATGATCGGGATGAGGAAGCCGTGCGAGTAGTTGTCGTCAAGGTACCAGTTGGCGACCAGCCGCTGGAGAACCGGCGCATAGGCCGCTCCCAAAACCAACGGCACGGCCAGGAGCCACCATCCGTACCTGCCCAATGTGTCCCGTAATGTCGTCATATTCCAATCACCTGATCCTCGGGATAGCCCGTTCATTTCGCACAAAAAAAGTGCTCGATCCTCTGCGTATTTCGAACGATCGGCACTTGCTCGCCACCGACCTCACCTTGTTGTCCGGGACTTCGGCTCCGGCCGAAGCCGGTCTGGCGGGCACATGCCCTGCCGCAAATCTTTGCAAACGTGTGGTCGTTCCTTGTCTCCGGAATACAGTGGCCGGGATCAGGCTGATTGCTATGTCTATGTCACCTTCGTTACCTCCCTCTCTTCTCAGTCATCAATACACCCAGGACACGGACAGGCCCACGGTGTTGGATATGTAGTCGTCCTCCGACCGTTCGGCGTCGTTGTCCTTGAATCGATAATTGAGACTACAGCTAAACTGTTCCGAGAGCTCGTAGCGAAGGCTGGTCAACGCGAACAAATACTTGTCGCTGTCCGGATTCGTGTCCAAATCCATGTAGACATTGTAGTTGAATCCCAACCGTTCCGTGAGCTGATGCCCTCCTTTTATGCTTGGCCGCCAGTAGGTCGTCCTGCTGGTCCTGTTTTCCGACTCATAATCCCTGTATTCCAGCGCGACGGCGAAGTGACCCCGCGCGTATTCGCGGTCAATCTCGACGCCGTGCCTGAACTCGTTCTTGGTTACGGACGACGTCGGATCCTCGGCAAAGTCCATTTCGGTGTACACGATGCCGGTCAACCGGTTGGAAAAGGCGTGGGTTATGCTCAGGGAATACGGCACATACTGCTTGTCCGTGGCCCGGGTCAGCACATAATCCGTGTATGTGGGCGAGATGCTCGCCTCCACGAAAGAGCCTTCCGCGTAGGAGTACATGGCCCCTAGAGTGGTGCTGTAGCGATTGAACCCGCCTTCCTCGAACCGGGGGTCCTGCTTGTCGTACCCGACGCCGAGCGTCATGGAGAACCTTTCGGTCAATTCGTGATTCACGTCGGCGAAGAGCGAATAGACCCGCTTGTCCACGTTGTCTTCTTCCGAATACCAAATGTCCTTGAATTGCGCGCCCGTCGTTAAGGTCGTCCGCTCCTGCAGGGGAAAACTGAAATACGGCTTGAACGAAAAGATGTTCTGATCCGTGGTGCCGTTGCTGGTATCGCCTTCCGGAACTTCGCCACGTTCCACATTCTGGTAGACCATCTGATAATTGTCGCTGATGTCGACGTAGAACAGGTCTTTGATGGCCTCCACGGCCAGACTCGACGTGAGGTAGTTGTTGTACTCGTCCGACAGGACCTGGTTGGCATACCGCTTGTGCTCGAAGTCGTAGGAAACGTCCAAAAGCACGCGGCTGTGTTCGTAAAGCAGGCTCAGACCGGGCTTGACGATTGCAACCCAATCGCCCGCACCGCCGTCGACCTCCTCCACATTGTCGTTGTACTCGCCGGTGACCGTCACGCGAGGCTGGAAGGTCAGTCCGGCAGCGGACGCCGCCGGACACAGACAAGCCGCAAGCAATACGGCCGCCAGCATTTTCGGGAGGAATGATGTCATCTTGGAGTCCGGGTAAAGTCCTGCAGGTTACGTCAAAACGAAGAAAACCCCATCCAGATATTCCCTGCTTTACTTTCAACATCAAATATTTGCAAGTGCTCGGAGACATAATTCACTCTCCTCCGAACAAGAATCTATAGGCCCAGCTCTTTTTCCGCGGCGGTTCCGGCTTCACGACAGGCTCGGCCGGGGGGACGATTCGACTCGCCATAGCCCCGGTCTGCTGCATAAGCCGCAAAGTCTCAAATTGCTGTTTCTGATAAACGACCTGCCTCTCCAACTCCTCGATGCGGTCAAGAAGACCGGCCATGGTCGACGGCAGATCGCGCGAACTCTGCCGCTCAAGATAGTCCAGACGGTCTTCCAGACCGCGAATGGCGCGCAACACTTTCTGCGCCTGGCCGGGCAAGGCCCGGGCGCGGCTCTGAACCGTGCCGCCCACAGATCTCTCCGTCTTTTTCTCCGGCCAGTACTGGCGCTCGAAGTCCAGCTCATCGACGATCTCGGCAACATCCTGCTCTCCGATCTCGCG from Pseudodesulfovibrio thermohalotolerans includes the following:
- the prsK gene encoding XrtA/PEP-CTERM system histidine kinase PrsK gives rise to the protein MTVMMVSQMLVAVLLVLYPVYGLVRNGVSLSRLTLTLALWSFAALNILDYLALEHATEYMVYKRPALWVEAALCPVLLFFSQSYNREFSFKRVPIIHKALMILSFIPAVMTVIFPASRFFYSPDFEMDRVLFLEPVAFFFYLQILLLMAVSLFNLEVTVTSARHGIKWKIKFAILGAGAIIATYMLYFSQSLALRSLDMDYQLQRAWGAGLGVLLIMYSELSRGSDEHIVISRQLAFRSFVFMFFALFLLGVGVVGEGIKLFGSDFSTVAFMGVAFLGGLALIACMLSESLRRKVRLFIQRHFYGDKYDYRDEWKKFTNRVINAGTREELYRNILIFYCEIFGVGNGAMFLQGRHSRDYSPVLLHEMDETRLTLSHKSLLMATLAENAGLLDLKERPIECEEEEVAAFLKDRKIRFILPIMSNDVLHGLILLGSPINPLERYDVEDRELMETLAGQVAALVVNIRLGDELAEARDMEGFGRVAAFVLHDLKNQVYPLSLLAENAREFIDDKEFQEDMLDSLGNIVTRMNELIAQLTNIPKNDSLRLEVIDLLDLARDAAREVPDAEIEFKGNGVKAKVDVEQMRKVALNLFLNALEAGESNKFTVQAEYDNGPVFRVIDNGRGINEDILKEGLFVPFKTTKKKGMGIGLYQSKRIVEAHGGGLYATAGDAGGAVFSVVLPDPSGDNV
- a CDS encoding exosortase C-terminal domain/associated protein EpsI, with protein sequence MKRRIFIICLLVLCAGAFVNLHSDVAVPLSRPLGEFPVKVGQWRMVHEWRYAQGILEVLQATGYVSRQYRDEQGRVVELYLGYHDGGPDAGPIHSPRNCLPGGGWLQRFEKIVGIDLGGRSMKAVQAAYDKSESTVTMLYWFQVCGKIVTNEYALKIEEIIGSITSRRRDSAFIRLSTEIPDENGGAERTLQRFAEDFYPVIEAFLPAPTGGR
- the xrtA gene encoding exosortase A; amino-acid sequence: MTTLRDTLGRYGWWLLAVPLVLGAAYAPVLQRLVANWYLDDNYSHGFLIPIIAGWFVWRDWDNLKAVEVKPSSWGLLVILLGLVQFAFAWLATELFNMRLSLIVVLAGCVLYLFGVGVFKRLRLPIGYLVLMVPLPYILYDALAFPLKLFVAKVSVGVLKLMGYAVWREGNIIAFPNIVLEVADACSGLRSLVSLIALAVTLAFLTLKSPWTRLLLVISAIPFAVLTNIIRVVATGQLAHHYGQAAAEGFFHEFAGLAVFCMAMFFLGGTCFLLRLWEKRHEA
- a CDS encoding TIGR03016 family PEP-CTERM system-associated outer membrane protein; this encodes MTSFLPKMLAAVLLAACLCPAASAAGLTFQPRVTVTGEYNDNVEEVDGGAGDWVAIVKPGLSLLYEHSRVLLDVSYDFEHKRYANQVLSDEYNNYLTSSLAVEAIKDLFYVDISDNYQMVYQNVERGEVPEGDTSNGTTDQNIFSFKPYFSFPLQERTTLTTGAQFKDIWYSEEDNVDKRVYSLFADVNHELTERFSMTLGVGYDKQDPRFEEGGFNRYSTTLGAMYSYAEGSFVEASISPTYTDYVLTRATDKQYVPYSLSITHAFSNRLTGIVYTEMDFAEDPTSSVTKNEFRHGVEIDREYARGHFAVALEYRDYESENRTSRTTYWRPSIKGGHQLTERLGFNYNVYMDLDTNPDSDKYLFALTSLRYELSEQFSCSLNYRFKDNDAERSEDDYISNTVGLSVSWVY